The genomic region AGATTTCCGCGTGACGGTGGACGCCAATTCCTTCGACGCCAAGCATTTCAAGCAGGCGATGCGCCAATGCGCCGGTGCCGTGGCGCTGGTGACGGTGGGCGCCGAGCACGGCAAGCGCACGGGGCTGACCGTGACCTCAGCCTGCTCGTTGTCGGACAAGCCGCCCTCGCTGATCGTCTGCGTCAACCGCAACGCCAGCGCCCATGCCCGCATCCGCGAGGAAGGTGCTTTCGCCGTCAACTTCCTGCACGAGGATCACGCGCTGCTCGCCCTCACCTTCAGCGGCCAGAAGGGCGTCAACGGCGACGATCGCTTCGCCTTCGGGCAATGGATGCGTGGCGTGACCGGCGCACCGGTGCTGGCGGATGCGGTGGCTGCGTTCGACTGCGTGCTGGCGCAGGAGTTCGAGACGACAACGCATTCGATCTTCGTCGGCGAGGTGCGCGGCGTATCACATGCAGATGCGGCCAAGCCACTTGTCTATCTGCGCGGCAATTTCCACACCCCGCACGAGATCCGCGAGACCGTCGCGCTCGGCGACCTCGACGCGCGGCATCTAAGCTGGACGGATTTTTCGTGACCTAGAACAGATCATATCCAGGCGTGAGGATGCCGGCCGGATCGTGACGGCGTCTGGCTTCGCGCAGTAACGGCCATCTTGGACCGAAATGATCCGCCCAATCCTGTGACGACATGGCAAGCGCGCTCACCGGGTACAGCACGCCGCCGGCGCTGCGAATGCGATCGTAAACAGCCCGATTGCGCGCGATCTGCCGGTCGGCATTCTCCTTGTCCGCGGAGGATGGGATGCGGATGAGATTGAACGGGAACACGACGCGCTCATCGGGCAGCCGAAGCAGGGGCGTGCGGCAGCTGTCCGTGAGCATCGGATAGTAAGTGACCCGCCCGAACGGACCGAGATCATCGCTGTTCAACCCGGCAATGACCTCGCTCGCGATCTCCAGTGCGTTGCTGCCGCGCAAATAGGTCAGAAGCCAGGGATGCGGATTGAACCATTGGCCGTTCGACCGCAGCAGCTTTTCTAGCTTGGCGAATGCGTTGGCGTCGTCGCCAAAGGTCAGGTCGGAGACAGTCTCGTGCTTGTCGGAGAGCCCAGCGAGCAAAGCCTTATCGGCGGGAGGCGCGCTGCTGTCGTAGAAGACACCAGCCTCCAATTGATAGCGCCAGCCGCCGGCGCCGTCGGGCACGACAGCGCCCTGCAACTGGTCGAAGCGCGCCTCGTCGAGGGCACGCCGCTGATCCGCCGTCAGTGAAGCAAGATCGGGATAGGACAGCAGATAACGCCTGACACGTTCGGGCGCGCGCATCAATCGAAGCGTGGCCCGGGTGATGATCGCGCATTGCGCCAGCCCGGCGCGAACGGCGTCGAGCAGGTCAGCCTGCGCCGTCGGGGAGCAGGTCAGCTCCACGCCTTCGCCGGTGACGACATCCAGTTCCAGAACCTGGTCGGTCTGGAGCCCGTGCCGGGACGACGACCCGCCAATTCCGCCGACGGCAAGCGTGCCGCCGATGGACAGGCCGAGGTAGTTGGTCAGCACCGGTGGCACGAGCCCTTTGGCCAGCGTTGCCTCCAGCACCGCGTGCCAGGTCGCACCGGCATCCACCACGACACGGTCGGGTTCGATCCGGTGGATCGATGCGAGCGCGGTAAGGTCCATGACGATGCCGTCGTCGGCCATCGCCCGGCCATAGGTGGCATGCCCCTGCCCGCGCGCTGCAACCTTCAGCCCCTGTTCCCTTGCCCAGCGCAGAATAT from Bradyrhizobium sp. CB1015 harbors:
- a CDS encoding flavin reductase family protein; translated protein: MTVDANSFDAKHFKQAMRQCAGAVALVTVGAEHGKRTGLTVTSACSLSDKPPSLIVCVNRNASAHARIREEGAFAVNFLHEDHALLALTFSGQKGVNGDDRFAFGQWMRGVTGAPVLADAVAAFDCVLAQEFETTTHSIFVGEVRGVSHADAAKPLVYLRGNFHTPHEIRETVALGDLDARHLSWTDFS
- a CDS encoding FAD-binding protein, encoding MTPNRRTLLHAGVGVTATLASATLAAQSPGSRDPRPPKALLADDAKSRAAAAQDFGHIVQRQPRAVCKPTSSSEIADILRWAREQGLKVAARGQGHATYGRAMADDGIVMDLTALASIHRIEPDRVVVDAGATWHAVLEATLAKGLVPPVLTNYLGLSIGGTLAVGGIGGSSSRHGLQTDQVLELDVVTGEGVELTCSPTAQADLLDAVRAGLAQCAIITRATLRLMRAPERVRRYLLSYPDLASLTADQRRALDEARFDQLQGAVVPDGAGGWRYQLEAGVFYDSSAPPADKALLAGLSDKHETVSDLTFGDDANAFAKLEKLLRSNGQWFNPHPWLLTYLRGSNALEIASEVIAGLNSDDLGPFGRVTYYPMLTDSCRTPLLRLPDERVVFPFNLIRIPSSADKENADRQIARNRAVYDRIRSAGGVLYPVSALAMSSQDWADHFGPRWPLLREARRRHDPAGILTPGYDLF